One stretch of Meriones unguiculatus strain TT.TT164.6M chromosome 7, Bangor_MerUng_6.1, whole genome shotgun sequence DNA includes these proteins:
- the Vps25 gene encoding vacuolar protein-sorting-associated protein 25, with protein MAMSFEWPWQYRFPPFFTLQPNVDTRQKQLAAWCSLVLSFCRLHKQSSMTVMEAQESPLFNNVKLQRKLPVESIQIVLEELRKKGNLEWLDKNKSSFLIMWRRPEEWGKLIYQWVSRSGQNNSVFTLYELTSGEDTEDEEFHGLDEATLLRALQALQQEHKAEIITVSDGRGVKFF; from the exons ATGGCGATGAGCTTCGAGTGGCCGTGGCAATACCGCTTCCCGCCCTTCTTTAC GTTACAGCCGAACGTGGACACTCGGCAGAAGCAGCTGGCCGCCTGGTGCTCTCTGGTTCTGTCCTTCTGTCGCCTGCACAAACAGTCCAGCATGACGGTGATGGAAGCCCAGGAGAGCCCGCTCTTCAACAACGTCAAGCTACAGC GGAAACTTCCTGTGGAGTCAATTCAGATTGTATTAGAAGAACTGAGGAAGAAAG GGAACCTCGAGTGGTTGGATAAGAATAAGTCTAGCTTCCTGATCATGTGGCGGAGGCCCGAAGAATGGGGGAAACTCATTTATCAATGG GTGTCCAGGAGTGGCCAGAACAACTCTGTGTTTACCCTGTATGAACTGACCAGTGGGGAGGACACAGAGGATGAAG AGTTCCACGGGCTGGATGAGGCCACCCTACTGCGGGCTCTGCAGGCCCTACAGCAGGAGCACAAAGCCGAGATCATTACTGTCAGCGATGGCCGGGGAGTCAAGTTCTTCTAG
- the Ramp2 gene encoding receptor activity-modifying protein 2: protein MARLRVERDPAGAPLAVTRARRPAPLRLPLLLLLLLLLLPGAVSTFPESLNESHPTEDSHLSEGTIEDYETSVLPCWDHYKSHMDSVKDWCNWTLISRHYSDLRYCLEYEAERFGLGYPNSLAEKIIFETHMIHFANCTLVQSTLSDPPEDVLLAMIIAPICLIPFLVTIVVWRSKDSDAQA, encoded by the exons ATGGCCCGGCTCCGGGTGGAGCGCGACCCGGCTGGAGCGCCGCTTGCTGTGACTCGCGCCCGGCGGCCGGCACCGCTCCGCCTCCCTCTGCTGCTgctccttctgctgctgctgctgccgggCG CTGTCTCAACCTTTCCGGAGTCCCTGAATGAGTCTCATCCCACTGAGGACAGCCATCTGTCAGAAG GGACTATTGAGGACTATGAGACCAGTGTCCTACCCTGCTGGGATCATTATAAGAGTCACATGGATTCTGTGAAGGATTGGTGCAACTGGACTTTGATTAGCAG gcATTACAGCGACCTGCGATACTGCTTGGAGTACGAGGCAGAAAGGTTTGGCCTGGGCTACCCAAATTCCTTGGCAGAAAAAATCATCTTTGAGACTCACATGATACACTTTGCCAACTGTACCCTCGTGCAGTCCACCCTCTCCGATCCCCCTGAAGATGTGCTCTTGGCCATGATCATAGCCCCCATCTGCCTCATCCCTTTCCTTGTCACTATTGTGGTGTGGAGGAGTAAAGACAGCGATGCCCAGGCCTAG